A region of Rhizobium grahamii DNA encodes the following proteins:
- a CDS encoding LacI family DNA-binding transcriptional regulator, translating into MRPTVHDIAAAAGVSLATVDRVLNQRPGVRHVTREKVERAIREIGYVRDVAAANLAKGRTYSFVFILPASDNSFMHGLNDEVRAAVARSSVERTNIRTVEVPAFDPGALVQILDQLGEERPSGIALVATDAPDVRDAVDRLVQDGIPVVTLVSDLTGSQRHHYAGVDNIAAGRTAARLLGRFLGSAKGEIAVLAGSMLVRDHRERLEGFAAVIAAEFPLLSILPVIEGRDDPDMAHMLVADALSKKSGIVGVYSLGAGNRGLIRALKEKAVDRSLTVVAHELTAHTRAALLDGTIDAILNQDAGHEVRSAIRVLKAKADGLAVIEAQERIRLDIFLKDNLP; encoded by the coding sequence ATGAGGCCAACAGTCCACGATATCGCTGCTGCGGCAGGTGTCAGTCTGGCGACGGTCGACCGGGTTTTGAACCAGCGGCCGGGCGTGCGTCATGTCACGCGCGAGAAGGTCGAGAGAGCCATTCGCGAGATTGGCTATGTCAGGGACGTTGCTGCCGCCAACCTCGCCAAGGGCCGGACCTACTCATTCGTCTTCATCCTGCCGGCCAGCGACAACTCCTTTATGCATGGGCTGAACGACGAGGTGCGTGCTGCCGTTGCGCGCTCGTCGGTGGAGCGAACGAACATCAGAACGGTCGAAGTGCCAGCGTTCGATCCAGGCGCGCTGGTGCAGATATTGGACCAGCTTGGAGAGGAACGGCCTTCGGGGATCGCGCTTGTCGCGACCGACGCGCCTGATGTGCGCGATGCCGTCGACCGTCTGGTACAGGACGGCATTCCTGTCGTGACGCTGGTTTCGGATCTCACCGGCTCGCAGCGCCATCACTATGCCGGCGTCGACAACATTGCGGCCGGCCGTACTGCAGCACGGCTGCTTGGGCGTTTCCTCGGCAGCGCCAAGGGCGAGATCGCGGTTCTCGCCGGCTCGATGCTTGTGCGCGACCATCGCGAACGCCTAGAGGGTTTCGCGGCCGTCATCGCGGCGGAGTTTCCATTGCTCTCGATTCTGCCCGTGATCGAAGGCCGCGACGATCCTGATATGGCGCATATGCTGGTCGCGGACGCACTGTCGAAGAAAAGCGGCATCGTCGGGGTCTACAGTCTCGGCGCCGGCAACCGCGGTCTGATCAGGGCGCTGAAGGAAAAGGCGGTCGATCGGTCGCTGACGGTCGTTGCCCATGAGTTGACTGCCCATACGCGCGCCGCGCTGCTCGATGGCACGATTGACGCAATTCTCAACCAGGATGCGGGCCATGAGGTGCGCAGCGCCATCCGCGTCCTCAAGGCGAAGGCGGACGGGCTTGCCGTCATCGAGGCGCAGGAACGCATCCGCCTCGACATTTTTCTAAAAGACAATCTGCCGTAA